In Myotis daubentonii chromosome 6, mMyoDau2.1, whole genome shotgun sequence, a genomic segment contains:
- the LRP11 gene encoding low-density lipoprotein receptor-related protein 11, with product MACAARKGAGPERRRPPPPGLRALLLLCLWLPGGRASGPAPATLSELHTQLSGVEQLLGEFRQQLQQERPQEELELELRAGGGPPPGCPGPGGGGYSVMPDVIIRTKDSLAAGASFLSAPAAVRDGRQCVAACCSEPRCSVAVVELPRPPAPPAAGLGCFLFNCTARGRNVCRFALHRGYSSYSLSRALEGQRDRAAGFPAPARASPRLEKDEPPLSKAGDDVVLRLPTDGLVLDGRESTDDHAIVQYEWTLLQGDPSVDMKVPQSGTLKLSHLQEGRYTFQLTVTDTAGQRSADNVSVTVLPPAFPTRGCSKVCSRHHFFCDDGCCIDITLACDGVEQCPDGSDEAFCQNLSLDRKTETHLATAQPRTIAASKDAAGHFLEKSQKAAAPQPPPELPDTERNHSTSWGPKIQTDPLMPDSDSSGKNEKEENYIFESKSNRGGGEHPAPEIGAVLPLTLGLAITALLLLMVACRLRLLKQKLKKARPITSEESDYLINGMYL from the exons ATGGCCTGCGCCGCCCGGAAGGGCGCGGGCCCGGAGCGCAGGCGGCCGCCGCCCCCGGGGCTGCGCGcgctgctgctgctctgcctgTGGCTGCCGGGCGGTCGCGCCTCGGGCCCGGCCCCCGCGACGCTGTCCGAGCTGCACACGCAGCTCTCGGGCGTGGAGCAGCTGCTCGGGGAGTTccgccagcagctgcagcaggagcGGCCGcaggaggagctggagctggagctgcgcGCGGGCGGCGGCCCTCCGCCGGGCTGCCCcggcccgggcggcggcggcTACAGCGTCATGCCCGACGTCATCATCCGCACCAAGGACTCCCTCGCGGCGGGCGCCAGCTTCCTGAGCGCGCCGGCGGCGGTGCGGGACGGGCGGCAGTGCGTGGCGGCCTGCTGCTCCGAGCCGCGCTGCTCCGTGGCCGTGGTGGAgctgccccgcccgcccgcgcccccggCCGCCGGGCTCGGCTGCTTCCTCTTCAACTGCACGGCGCGCGGCCGCAACGTCTGCAGGTTCGCGCTGCACCGCGGCTACAGCAGCTACAGCCTCAGCCGCGCGCTGGAAGGGCAGCGGGACCGGGCAGCAGGCTTCCCGGCGCCCGCCCGGGCCTCGCCGCGGCTGG AAAAAGATGAGCCCCCACTTAGCAAGGCTGGGGACGATGTGGTTCTGCGTCTGCCCACAGACGGGCTGGTTTTGGACGGCCGCGAGAGCACAGACGACCACGCCATCGTCCAGTACGAGTGGACACTGCTGCAGGGTGACCCGTCAGTGGACATGAAG GTGCCTCAGTCAGGGACGCTGAAGCTGTCCCACCTGCAGGAAGGACGGTACACCTTTCAGCTCACCGTGACGGACACTGCGGGGCAGAGGAGCGCCGACAACGTCTCGGTGACCGTGCTGCCCCCGGCCTTCCCCACGCGAG GATGCTCAAAGGTTTGCTCACGCCACCACTTCTTTTGTGACGACGGCTGTTGCATTGACATCACACTGGCTTGTGATGGAGTCGAGCAGTGTCCTGACGGATCTGATGAAGCTTTCTGTCAAAATT TGAGCCTTGACCGGAAGACGGAGACTCACCTGGCGACTGCCCAGCCTAGAACCATAGCAGCGAGCAAAGATGCAGCAGGGCACTTCTTGGAGAAGTCTCAGAAAGCCGCCGCCCCACAGCCGCCACCGGAGTTACCAGACACGGAGAGGAATCATTCCACCTCCTGGGGACCAAAGATTCAAACTGACCCCCTGATGCCAG ATAGTGATTCCTCGGGGAAGAacgaaaaagaagaaaattatatttttgagtcAAAGAGCAATCGAGGAGGAGGGGAACACCCAGCCCCAGAAATAG GTGCAGTGCTGCCACTGACACTGGGCTTGGCCATCACTGCGTTGCTGCTTCTCATGGTTGCTTGCCGACTACGCCTGCTCAAACAGAAACTGAAGAAAGCCCGTCCCATTACATCTGAGGAATCTGACTACCTCATCAATGGGATGTATCTCTAA